The following DNA comes from Neoarius graeffei isolate fNeoGra1 chromosome 25, fNeoGra1.pri, whole genome shotgun sequence.
AGTGCCAGGTTTGCTGTGAAACGCACCTCATGATGGGTTTTTAGTCTGGCCCTTTCAATGAATCTCCTGTTTGTCCTCAGCTGGATCAGTATGTTGAACACTCCTGTGTTCAGTTctgatgtgcgtgtgtgtgtggtgttctcAGACTGAGCCATGGCCCAGGAGACCAACCAGAGCCCCGTGCCCATGCTCTGCACCACTGGCTGTGGGTTCTATGGGAACCCCAGGACTAATGGCATGTGTTCAGTGTGTtataaagaacacctctccagacAGAACAGTGGTGGTGTGAGTCCTCTCAGCAACATGGGTGAGATCCTCATTCCTGTCATTTCATTCAGTTCACTGAGAAACTCCTGGATCTGTAACAGTGTTTGTTTCATCAGCCTCTCCCCCCTTCCTCAGGTGACTGTACAGGTAGCTTTCATGATTGATGCAGTGGCTTAACTGATGGGGATTTCGTTGCTTTTCAGGTTCTAGCAGTGTAACCAGTAGTCCCACATCGGAGGCGTCTGCGATCCATATCATTGAGGCCAGTTTAAACAATTCTGTGAGCGAAGCAGAGTCGCCCAGCGGGAGCGCTGCATCACTTCCTGTTACACAGCAGATGACTGAGATGAGCCTTTCTTGTGAAGAGGAAGTGGCAGTGCCTAAAGTAGAACTTCCTGAACCTGGTTAGTGTTCAAGACCAGTTGACAATGTTTTGAGAGTGAAAGGGATGGTTTCTCCAAAAAGGTGCCTGGTAACTTAAATTCTTAATGGGTGTGTAAGGATACACTGTGAAGTGATGCAACAAAAACTAGATGTGCATCATGGGAGTGTGAGATTCACACTGTACATCAACCTGCTGTTCATTTAAGTATCGAATGCAGTTGTGCTTTTGGCACTCCAAAGGTCCCAATCTGTCTGACCCATAAAGTATTGAGAGCTCGGAGTGATCGCTGTGGATCACAGCTCGCATGCTGTATTTGGTTATAATGCAGCTCTTCAgtagctttcaaatgacaccagcAGCATTGAAGCTCTAATTCTGGTGCCATTCCAGAGCTGGTTGTTTGAATCCATCAATGAGTTTCCCCTGGATCAGGGACTTGTTCAAACTTTCCAGAAAATAGTTTTATGATATTAGACCTCTGTTCATGGTGCTTTtttctggtttatttttatatagatgaaggtgcacattgtttatcATATAGAAATAAGTGAGTGGTCATTGATGCAAAATTTTGCTCAAAATATTGAGAATCAAAGCAAGTGTTGTGAATTGAATTGTGACCAGTGTAGTGTTTAAACCCAGAGTTCATAAAAACCCTAACCCAGTAGTTACTAAATACTAGTCCTTCTTGCCCCGCCCCCTTCAGAAAGATAAATGAGCTTTTCTATGGTGAGTGTTTTAAAGTTCAGTTTGTTCATGAGAGATTTGAGTGTGGGAATGACAGAACAGTAGTGGGTTTgatgtaaaggttttttttttttttttaagaaatacaCCCTGTCCTCACCCTGCTTTGACATGATCATCATTTAATGTCTGCTTTGCTTCCTTAGTTGTAACTCAGCCCACAGCTGCTTCTTCCTCTTCGGTGAACACTGCTGTCAGTGCTGAGACCAAAACCCCTGATGCCCCCAAACCCAAGAAAAACAGATGCTTCATGTGCCGTAAGAAGGTTGGCCTTACAGGTGAGACGTGCCTCCACGTATCATAAATGCAGTTACACGTTTTAAAGGTGTGGTGGTGATTTAATGTTCCTGGTGTTGTGCTCAGGGTTTGACTGTCGCTGTGGAAACCTCTTCTGTGGACTTCACCGTTACTCAGACAAGCACAACTGCCCCTATGACTACAAAGCCGAGGCCGCGGCTAAGATCCGCAAAGAGAACCCTGTGGTGGTGGCTGACAAGATCCAGAGAATATAGATCACTGCTCTTCTCTTTGGCTTTGACCCTCATTTCCAGGAGAGATgtgattgttttaaaaaaaaaaaaaaggactcgcACTTGACCTGCGATCTAAaggactatttttatttttaatgaccTTGATCTTGTTTTTCAGCTGATGCATGAGTGGAGGTGGTCTGGGTTTTTGTCTTTGGTGTATGATTGAGTTAGAAAGCAGGGGGTGGGGATTAAATCGCATCTCGGGGgtggggtgttgtgttaaaggcagtctgtcTTGTGTCTTCGTGTGGAGGATGGACTGTGGGACTTCACACGACTGTTACGGCTCTGACTCGAGTGCATGGCTGGCTCATGTAGCACAACACAATGGACACCCTGACCTTTCTTCCTCCTCCTAGTTTAGAGTTCACTTCCCCTCATGGCATGACTCCCAAAACTCTAGCGGTAGCCTTCACAGCATTAGTGTGGTTTATTCACCCATGCCTTGGCCTGTCCTTCCCTTATTTATTATTTCCTTCCCCTTGATTAGTTTTAGTGAAGCACAGACAGATTTAAATGTGAGTTTTGTGTTCAGACCCTCACCGGGGTTGTAGTTGGAGGCAGGGTTAAAGGGTGATCTGCATGGCTAGTGAAATGACTACTAAAGTACATTAGGATTTTAACAGCTACATGCTCATAGGCCTTGGGTTTAAGTTGATAATTAATCTGTACTGAATGTTGCTTTGATTGTGAGAGACATGGTGCTGAGTCATGCAGTGTTCCCAGTGTGGTGTGAAGGGATGTGTGTGTATTGGCATTTGTTCTGCGGTTTGTACAAGTGAACCCCTTATATTTATTATGTATTGCGTATCTAATCTTGTTACCCAACATTACAAAACTATCATGTAAATAAAATTATGTACAGAGGTCTAAGAACTGTTGCAGTGAGTTTCAGCAAAACGTGCTCCAGTTTGGTAGCTGATCTGGTTCAGGGAATAATGCAGTTAAAGTGACCAGTTTAGTGTTAACATATATTTGATTTTTCTGAATATGTAACCTTTTTTTACTTGGATCATATCTGCAGACTGACACTGCGCTGAGGAAAGGTAAAGAACATTCTACATGCATTATTTCACCATCACAACTTTTATTCTTTAGGAACTGTTAAAAGTGTACAAAAGTCCATGTGTACAATGTAATTATATAAATGTGTTAGAGCAGGCACTGGGATGTATCGCATGTGTAAACAGACTGTTATTGGTTGCTCCGCTGTTTAACTCGTCTGATGAAGGCCTTCTCGTTCCACTTATTAGGCGGAAGCATGTGGGGGCCGTTATGGACGCAAAGAACAGTCATTTCGTCTGCGTATTTCAAATTCTGAAGGAGCTACACACATTATACACACAGTTGTTAgtgtttctctccccctctcttgcATGTAACAAAGTACAACACCAGCTCGTGTCTACACTA
Coding sequences within:
- the zfand5b gene encoding AN1-type zinc finger protein 5b, giving the protein MAQETNQSPVPMLCTTGCGFYGNPRTNGMCSVCYKEHLSRQNSGGVSPLSNMGSSSVTSSPTSEASAIHIIEASLNNSVSEAESPSGSAASLPVTQQMTEMSLSCEEEVAVPKVELPEPVVTQPTAASSSSVNTAVSAETKTPDAPKPKKNRCFMCRKKVGLTGFDCRCGNLFCGLHRYSDKHNCPYDYKAEAAAKIRKENPVVVADKIQRI